The genomic DNA AATCATACTTTTCGTCTCAGGCTCTGGAATGGCCAAAGATGCTGGTTTCAACTGCAGAGCTTCTTGAAACTGAATTACAATATCCTTAACATTACTTCCTGAGTTGAGTGGAATGGACTGGATGGAGGTTTTGATACTCTCGGGCAGCTCTTTCCGtttctttccttgaaaatgaTTTAGAACGATTTGAAATAacgaaattaaatgaaataagagAGAGTTAAGTAGACGGAATGTATTTTGCTGACACTCAAATGTTTTGAGTTGGTTAAAAGTCTGTTCCAGGAGAAACAACGGTATTAATAAAATTGCTCCTAAAATTATACGAGAAGGGATCTTGTTGGCTCTTTCTTTAGGTACGACATTGTTATTATGATATAATGGCATGAAAGAGAGCTATCTTTACCTTCTATAGAAAATATGCGTTTCGCACCGAGGGAACCTCCATGACTTGTTGTGTGAAGAGCTTGCAACTGCTAAGAAAACAAGTTAAATCCACTTTTAAACCAGTTTATAAAAATATCATGGAACTTAAAAAGTATTAGCGTCTTATCAACCCGAGGAAGAGGATGGGCTGGCAACGTACCTGATTCGTTGACATTCCGGCGCCCTCCTCTTCTTCTCCGATTAAGAACCAACATTGAAACTGCTCGACCCGAATCTTGCGATCCAAACGAATGGTGCGTCCTGGTCTGTCACAATGTTGATGCTGTCTCAAATCAGATTCTGACAAGAAGTGTAGACACTCACATCCACGCACGTCATGATCGCGGCATTTTACCGACCCTGGTCGAGAACAGACTGGGCAGCAGACACACAAATCGTACTTTACGTTGTTGAGCCAGTGAAACTCTTTCCGCATGCATTCGACTATAAACCTCAATTTCCAGCGAACAGCACGGGATATATCTGCTTTTTTCTCGTCATAATCTTTGCTGTAAATGGCGACTTCGATAGCTGAGACATGGCACCAAAAAATGACGGAGATACCTTGGTCCGGAAGAATGTGAAACATGgcaaaattatgaaacaacTCTGGGCTCACTGCACTGTTCCATTCTTCACTACACCACTGGAGAAAATGCAGGATAAGTCGGGAGAATACACCGGGAGGCACTCGACCTGATGCAAATGTTACAAAAAGAGGTGGAATGTTTACAGAGTCGAGATGCTGTAGGACGTCATCTGTTGGGGGTGACATCAACATGGATGGCACAAGGTACTGCTTGCTATCTTTAGATGACGGCCAGGGGGAAAGCAAGCTTAATCTCTCCATGATAGCAATGAGGCTCTCGTGACTTCCTTGGTCGTCAGGCAAGTCTCTCCAAGCATGGTCAATGAGCTTTTCATCCAAGATTCCGGTGTCTTCAAGTTTTATCCAGAGGTCTCTGACAGGATGCTCCGTGTCTTTATAACGCGTTACGGTGATTATGTTTTTGAGGACATCAACAAGCCATTGAGGATCTAATATCACCATTCTTTCCAACTCTGGAGAGCCTCTAAAATGAATCACAATTCTCTGATCAtgcaaaaaattcaacaaaatggAAAACTCATCATCTTCTCGGATTCCACAGGCTTCAAATGCAATCCTCTTGGCTTCTTCACGTGTTATCCACTTATCATGCTTTTTGCGAAGCTTGTTTTCATACCTCAACCACTTCACCGGAATTTCTTCTTTCGTCAGTTGCAGTTCCTTTGCAACAGCAAGTACCTCCCCTCTCAGTCGCTTAACTTCAATACATTCTTCTTCGCTCCCAGACTTTGTATTATCCACGACGTAAAAGTCTTTATACAGATGTTCCTTGTACATCTTGCGCTGCAAAAAGCCATACCTTTTAAGAGCAAGATCTCTGGCGTTAGATCCACCAAACGGCACGTCAGCATGGGTGCATACCAGGAATACCGGGGGAAGCCTCCGTGGCAAAACATGAGTAACATTCGAAGCGGCCTGTTGAGGGCTTAGAACATCTGGACTTACTAGGGAATATATTGATGACATCCAAAAGTCCAGATAATCAAGGTTTGTTTTACGGCAGTCAATGTCAACTTTGTTCTCGAAAAGCCCTGTTCTGACAGGCGGGCTGGCTTCCTCGTCTGGATCACGACTCAAGTTAGACACCAAAATGTAGATAGCTTTCTCCGTAAGGAAAATTGGATGGGTTTCGTAGTACACTGATTGTCCACCAAAATCCCACAGAACTGAGTAGATGTTGTCTTCGTGGTTTGCATTTTCCTCCTTTTGAAGCATTTTTTCCACCAGCCTTGCTATTTCCTCGGGCAATTTTCTGTGTAAGGACTCGATATTTCTTGAGGGCTTAGTTGCGCCATCACGAGAACTGTTTCTGCTTGATTCATCCGGAGGCTTTAACTCTGACTCTGCATCTGACTCTGGACTTGCCCTTTGTTCCCTTAAAAATTCACAGATTACTTTCGCTGCTGCAAGGTGTTCAAATTGATCTTCTGGCTCAAATTCTACTTCTTCCTCCTCTTTTCCGCCTTTCCAAATCTCTGTCGATACTTTAAAGTACGAAGGGTCAGTCTCGATTCCGACTGTGCTTTCCTCTTTTTCgttgaaaatttctccttttaatgacttttttaGACTAGTTTTTCCTGTCCGCTCCTGTCCGATCAACATCACTGGTATTCTCTTGATGCAGGCCCTTCCCTCCGTTAAGGCTTTATCATATGCTTTAACAGC from Pocillopora verrucosa isolate sample1 chromosome 10, ASM3666991v2, whole genome shotgun sequence includes the following:
- the LOC131769277 gene encoding uncharacterized protein isoform X1 — protein: MGSEMSTDSHDSDDARKKKKQEARKRLEEDFKKKDEDSKKEEEARRKRMEDLTKESEAPRRNISAPVSWPHRLSVEEEIMREDLGKRWEEFYKLHREAMKWKEEERKRREVPLEIYARGPQAVKAYDKALTEGRACIKRIPVMLIGQERTGKTSLKKSLKGEIFNEKEESTVGIETDPSYFKVSTEIWKGGKEEEEVEFEPEDQFEHLAAAKVICEFLREQRASPESDAESELKPPDESSRNSSRDGATKPSRNIESLHRKLPEEIARLVEKMLQKEENANHEDNIYSVLWDFGGQSVYYETHPIFLTEKAIYILVSNLSRDPDEEASPPVRTGLFENKVDIDCRKTNLDYLDFWMSSIYSLVSPDVLSPQQAASNVTHVLPRRLPPVFLVCTHADVPFGGSNARDLALKRYGFLQRKMYKEHLYKDFYVVDNTKSGSEEECIEVKRLRGEVLAVAKELQLTKEEIPVKWLRYENKLRKKHDKWITREEAKRIAFEACGIREDDEFSILLNFLHDQRIVIHFRGSPELERMVILDPQWLVDVLKNIITVTRYKDTEHPVRDLWIKLEDTGILDEKLIDHAWRDLPDDQGSHESLIAIMERLSLLSPWPSSKDSKQYLVPSMLMSPPTDDVLQHLDSVNIPPLFVTFASGRVPPGVFSRLILHFLQWCSEEWNSAVSPELFHNFAMFHILPDQGISVIFWCHVSAIEVAIYSKDYDEKKADISRAVRWKLRFIVECMRKEFHWLNNVKYDLCVCCPVCSRPGSVKCRDHDVRGCECLHFLSESDLRQHQHCDRPGRTIRLDRKIRVEQFQCWFLIGEEEEGAGMSTNQQLQALHTTSHGGSLGAKRIFSIEGKKRKELPESIKTSIQSIPLNSGSNVKDIVIQFQEALQLKPASLAIPEPETKSMIRDLALRAKSEKRDDLVRHLRDITPAGTTGPLLNEDMSVGCMPYKQYEDLTFSLSGGDEWKLLAERLGLSQIQIRFLDKRVTNPSDVVFSAVGKHRHLSVGEIYDTLVDCELPAIADLM
- the LOC131769277 gene encoding uncharacterized protein isoform X4, producing MGSEMSTDSHDSDDARKKKKQEDFKKKDEDSKKEEEARRKRMEDLTKESEAPRRNISAPVSWPHRLSVEEEIMREDLGKRWEEFYKLHREAMKWKEEERKRREVPLEIYARGPQAVKAYDKALTEGRACIKRIPVMLIGQERTGKTSLKKSLKGEIFNEKEESTVGIETDPSYFKVSTEIWKGGKEEEEVEFEPEDQFEHLAAAKVICEFLREQRASPESDAESELKPPDESSRNSSRDGATKPSRNIESLHRKLPEEIARLVEKMLQKEENANHEDNIYSVLWDFGGQSVYYETHPIFLTEKAIYILVSNLSRDPDEEASPPVRTGLFENKVDIDCRKTNLDYLDFWMSSIYSLVSPDVLSPQQAASNVTHVLPRRLPPVFLVCTHADVPFGGSNARDLALKRYGFLQRKMYKEHLYKDFYVVDNTKSGSEEECIEVKRLRGEVLAVAKELQLTKEEIPVKWLRYENKLRKKHDKWITREEAKRIAFEACGIREDDEFSILLNFLHDQRIVIHFRGSPELERMVILDPQWLVDVLKNIITVTRYKDTEHPVRDLWIKLEDTGILDEKLIDHAWRDLPDDQGSHESLIAIMERLSLLSPWPSSKDSKQYLVPSMLMSPPTDDVLQHLDSVNIPPLFVTFASGRVPPGVFSRLILHFLQWCSEEWNSAVSPELFHNFAMFHILPDQGISVIFWCHVSAIEVAIYSKDYDEKKADISRAVRWKLRFIVECMRKEFHWLNNVKYDLCVCCPVCSRPGSVKCRDHDVRGCECLHFLSESDLRQHQHCDRPGRTIRLDRKIRVEQFQCWFLIGEEEEGAGMSTNQQLQALHTTSHGGSLGAKRIFSIEGKKRKELPESIKTSIQSIPLNSGSNVKDIVIQFQEALQLKPASLAIPEPETKSMIRDLALRAKSEKRDDLVRHLRDITPAGTTGPLLNEDMSVGCMPYKQYEDLTFSLSGGDEWKLLAERLGLSQIQIRFLDKRVTNPSDVVFSAVGKHRHLSVGEIYDTLVDCELPAIADLM
- the LOC131769277 gene encoding uncharacterized protein isoform X3, with translation MGSEMSTDSHDSDDARKKKKQEARKRLEEDFKKKDEDSKKEEEARRKRMEDLTKESEAPVSWPHRLSVEEEIMREDLGKRWEEFYKLHREAMKWKEEERKRREVPLEIYARGPQAVKAYDKALTEGRACIKRIPVMLIGQERTGKTSLKKSLKGEIFNEKEESTVGIETDPSYFKVSTEIWKGGKEEEEVEFEPEDQFEHLAAAKVICEFLREQRASPESDAESELKPPDESSRNSSRDGATKPSRNIESLHRKLPEEIARLVEKMLQKEENANHEDNIYSVLWDFGGQSVYYETHPIFLTEKAIYILVSNLSRDPDEEASPPVRTGLFENKVDIDCRKTNLDYLDFWMSSIYSLVSPDVLSPQQAASNVTHVLPRRLPPVFLVCTHADVPFGGSNARDLALKRYGFLQRKMYKEHLYKDFYVVDNTKSGSEEECIEVKRLRGEVLAVAKELQLTKEEIPVKWLRYENKLRKKHDKWITREEAKRIAFEACGIREDDEFSILLNFLHDQRIVIHFRGSPELERMVILDPQWLVDVLKNIITVTRYKDTEHPVRDLWIKLEDTGILDEKLIDHAWRDLPDDQGSHESLIAIMERLSLLSPWPSSKDSKQYLVPSMLMSPPTDDVLQHLDSVNIPPLFVTFASGRVPPGVFSRLILHFLQWCSEEWNSAVSPELFHNFAMFHILPDQGISVIFWCHVSAIEVAIYSKDYDEKKADISRAVRWKLRFIVECMRKEFHWLNNVKYDLCVCCPVCSRPGSVKCRDHDVRGCECLHFLSESDLRQHQHCDRPGRTIRLDRKIRVEQFQCWFLIGEEEEGAGMSTNQQLQALHTTSHGGSLGAKRIFSIEGKKRKELPESIKTSIQSIPLNSGSNVKDIVIQFQEALQLKPASLAIPEPETKSMIRDLALRAKSEKRDDLVRHLRDITPAGTTGPLLNEDMSVGCMPYKQYEDLTFSLSGGDEWKLLAERLGLSQIQIRFLDKRVTNPSDVVFSAVGKHRHLSVGEIYDTLVDCELPAIADLM
- the LOC131769277 gene encoding uncharacterized protein isoform X2, encoding MGSEMSTDSHDSDDARKKKKQEARKRLEEDFKKKDEDSKKEEEARRKRMEDLTKESEAPRRNISAPVSWPHRLSVEEEIMREDLGKRWEEFYKLHREAMKWKEEERKRREVPLEIYARGPQAVKAYDKALTEGRACIKRIPVMLIGQERTGKTSLKKSLKGEIFNEKEESTVGIETDPSYFKVSTEIWKGGKEEEEVEFEPEDQFEHLAAAKVICEFLREQRASPESDAESELKPPDESSRNSSRDGATKPSRNIESLHRKLPEEIARLVEKMLQKEENANHEDNIYSVLWDFGGQSVYYETHPIFLTEKAIYILVSNLSRDPDEEASPPVRTGLFENKVDIDCRKTNLDYLDFWMSSIYSLVSPDVLSPQQAASNVTHVLPRRLPPVFLVCTHADVPFGGSNARDLALKRYGFLQRKMYKEHLYKDFYVVDNTKSGSEEECIEVKRLRGEVLAVAKELQLTKEEIPVKWLRYENKLRKKHDKWITREEAKRIAFEACGIREDDEFSILLNFLHDQRIVIHFRGSPELERMVILDPQWLVDVLKNIITVTRYKDTEHPVRDLWIKLEDTGILDEKLIDHAWRDLPDDQGSHESLIAIMERLSLLSPWPSSKDSKQYLVPSMLMSPPTDDVLQHLDSVNIPPLFVTFASGRVPPGVFSRLILHFLQWCSEEWNSAVSPELFHNFAMFHILPDQGISVIFWCHVSAIEVAIYSKDYDEKKADISRAVRWKLRFIVECMRKEFHWLNNVKYDLCVCCPVCSRPGSVKCRDHDVRGCECLHFLSESDLRQHQHCDRPGRTIRLDRKIRVEQFQCWFLIGEEEEGAGMSTNQLQALHTTSHGGSLGAKRIFSIEGKKRKELPESIKTSIQSIPLNSGSNVKDIVIQFQEALQLKPASLAIPEPETKSMIRDLALRAKSEKRDDLVRHLRDITPAGTTGPLLNEDMSVGCMPYKQYEDLTFSLSGGDEWKLLAERLGLSQIQIRFLDKRVTNPSDVVFSAVGKHRHLSVGEIYDTLVDCELPAIADLM
- the LOC131769277 gene encoding uncharacterized protein isoform X5: MEDLTKESEAPRRNISAPVSWPHRLSVEEEIMREDLGKRWEEFYKLHREAMKWKEEERKRREVPLEIYARGPQAVKAYDKALTEGRACIKRIPVMLIGQERTGKTSLKKSLKGEIFNEKEESTVGIETDPSYFKVSTEIWKGGKEEEEVEFEPEDQFEHLAAAKVICEFLREQRASPESDAESELKPPDESSRNSSRDGATKPSRNIESLHRKLPEEIARLVEKMLQKEENANHEDNIYSVLWDFGGQSVYYETHPIFLTEKAIYILVSNLSRDPDEEASPPVRTGLFENKVDIDCRKTNLDYLDFWMSSIYSLVSPDVLSPQQAASNVTHVLPRRLPPVFLVCTHADVPFGGSNARDLALKRYGFLQRKMYKEHLYKDFYVVDNTKSGSEEECIEVKRLRGEVLAVAKELQLTKEEIPVKWLRYENKLRKKHDKWITREEAKRIAFEACGIREDDEFSILLNFLHDQRIVIHFRGSPELERMVILDPQWLVDVLKNIITVTRYKDTEHPVRDLWIKLEDTGILDEKLIDHAWRDLPDDQGSHESLIAIMERLSLLSPWPSSKDSKQYLVPSMLMSPPTDDVLQHLDSVNIPPLFVTFASGRVPPGVFSRLILHFLQWCSEEWNSAVSPELFHNFAMFHILPDQGISVIFWCHVSAIEVAIYSKDYDEKKADISRAVRWKLRFIVECMRKEFHWLNNVKYDLCVCCPVCSRPGSVKCRDHDVRGCECLHFLSESDLRQHQHCDRPGRTIRLDRKIRVEQFQCWFLIGEEEEGAGMSTNQQLQALHTTSHGGSLGAKRIFSIEGKKRKELPESIKTSIQSIPLNSGSNVKDIVIQFQEALQLKPASLAIPEPETKSMIRDLALRAKSEKRDDLVRHLRDITPAGTTGPLLNEDMSVGCMPYKQYEDLTFSLSGGDEWKLLAERLGLSQIQIRFLDKRVTNPSDVVFSAVGKHRHLSVGEIYDTLVDCELPAIADLM
- the LOC131769277 gene encoding uncharacterized protein isoform X6, which produces MKWKEEERKRREVPLEIYARGPQAVKAYDKALTEGRACIKRIPVMLIGQERTGKTSLKKSLKGEIFNEKEESTVGIETDPSYFKVSTEIWKGGKEEEEVEFEPEDQFEHLAAAKVICEFLREQRASPESDAESELKPPDESSRNSSRDGATKPSRNIESLHRKLPEEIARLVEKMLQKEENANHEDNIYSVLWDFGGQSVYYETHPIFLTEKAIYILVSNLSRDPDEEASPPVRTGLFENKVDIDCRKTNLDYLDFWMSSIYSLVSPDVLSPQQAASNVTHVLPRRLPPVFLVCTHADVPFGGSNARDLALKRYGFLQRKMYKEHLYKDFYVVDNTKSGSEEECIEVKRLRGEVLAVAKELQLTKEEIPVKWLRYENKLRKKHDKWITREEAKRIAFEACGIREDDEFSILLNFLHDQRIVIHFRGSPELERMVILDPQWLVDVLKNIITVTRYKDTEHPVRDLWIKLEDTGILDEKLIDHAWRDLPDDQGSHESLIAIMERLSLLSPWPSSKDSKQYLVPSMLMSPPTDDVLQHLDSVNIPPLFVTFASGRVPPGVFSRLILHFLQWCSEEWNSAVSPELFHNFAMFHILPDQGISVIFWCHVSAIEVAIYSKDYDEKKADISRAVRWKLRFIVECMRKEFHWLNNVKYDLCVCCPVCSRPGSVKCRDHDVRGCECLHFLSESDLRQHQHCDRPGRTIRLDRKIRVEQFQCWFLIGEEEEGAGMSTNQQLQALHTTSHGGSLGAKRIFSIEGKKRKELPESIKTSIQSIPLNSGSNVKDIVIQFQEALQLKPASLAIPEPETKSMIRDLALRAKSEKRDDLVRHLRDITPAGTTGPLLNEDMSVGCMPYKQYEDLTFSLSGGDEWKLLAERLGLSQIQIRFLDKRVTNPSDVVFSAVGKHRHLSVGEIYDTLVDCELPAIADLM